Within Schaalia sp. HMT-172, the genomic segment TTCGCTCATGGGTCCCATTCTACGGCCGCCCGCCCGCTCGGGCGGTCCCGATGGTCATGAGGAACCCCGGCCTCGTTCCTGTGCGTCGCGTGGGCGCGTGGGACGAGGCCGGGGCCGGGTCGGGAGGGAGCGGCTCAGTCCTGGGGGGTGAGTTCTCCCGCGATGGAGCGGTCCATCCAGCGTGTGAAGTCCGCGCCGCGCATGCCCTGGGAGAGGAGGAACACGGTTTTCGCGTAGAGGGCTTCGAGCGTCATGTCGTGCGCGCCGATCGCGCCCAGCTGGGCGAGGGCGTTGCCGGCCTCGTAGTGGCCGAGCATGACTTCTGCCTGGTAGCACTGGGAGGCGACGATGATCGGCACGTCGGCCCGGGCGAGCTCCTCCAGGACCGCGACGAGCCCGGGCTCGGAGGCGGGGATGTTGCCCACGCCGAAGGTGCGCAGGATGAGGGCGTCCGGGTGGGGCGTCGTCATGGCGCGCAGTCGCGCGGCGCTCATGCCGGGGACCACGTCGATGACGGCGACGTCCTGGCGCGTGTAGGGGCTGGGATCCTGCCAGCCGGTGCCCGCGCTCGGCGTGCCGTACCAGCGCCACGGCGCGCCCGTGCGTGCCATGGGGGACACGGAGGGGGACTCGAAGCCGCGGAAGGCCCACGACGAGGTCTTGGTGGCGCGGTTGCCAGCCAGGAGCTTGTGCCCGAAGAAGAGCATGACGCCTTGAGCGTGCGGTGAAATCGCCGCGCGCAGCGCTCCGGTGACGTTCGCCGACGCGTCCGAACCGACGACGCCGAGCGGGTACTGGGAGCCGGTCAGGACGACCGGCTTGCCCAGGTCCGCCAGCGCGTAGGACAGGGCGGCGGCCGAGTAGGCCATCGTGTCCGTGCCATGCAGGACTAAGAAGGCGTCGGCCTGGCCCGCGTGCGCGTTGATGTCGTCGATGATGGCCTGCCAGTCCTGCGGGGTGGCCTCCGAGGAGTCGATGAGCGGGTCCAGCGTCGACATTGTGATGTTCGAGGCCAGCTCGATACCCTCGAGCTGGGAGCCGAACCACCCCTGCAGGTCAGCGCCGGGACGCAGCCCCTCGGGGGAGTCGACCATGCCGATGGTTCCACCGGCATACGTGACGTGAAGACGCACGGTGAGTCCTTTCTTAGTCGCCCGACACCAGGGTCTCGTCGCCCTGGAGCGAGGCGGCGGCCTCGTCGGTCAGGCTGCCGACGCGCCCACGCACGTAGTACCAGCCGGCGACCATGAGGACGACGACCACGCCGAAGAGCGCGAGGGTCCAGCGGCCCGACTCGGAGGTGACGTTGGAGCCGACGACCACCGCGAAGAACACCAGCGCCAGGTAGTTGGTGTAGGGGGCGCCGGGCATGCGGAACTCGGGGCGCGCTTCCTCGCCTCGCTTGACCTTGCGCAGGAACGCCAGGTGCGAGATGAGGATCATCGCCCAGGTGCCGGCGATGCCGATGCCCGCCAGGTCCATGACGATGTTGAAGGCATTCTTCGGGACGAAGGCGTTGAGCAGGACGCCGAGCAGACCCAGCGACGCGGTGATGATGATGCCGCCGTAGGGCACGTGGTGCTTGTTGAGGCGGGACGCGAAGCGCGGGCCTTCGCCCACGAGCGCCATCGAGCGCAGTGTGCGGCCGGTCGCGTACAGGCCCGCATTGAGGGAGGACAGCGCCGCAGTCAGGACGACGACCTGCATGATGTCGCCGGCGTGAGGCACGCCGATGCCGGAGAAGAACGTCGTGAAGGGGGACTCGTTCGAGGAGTAGGCGTTGTAGGGCAGCGCCAGGGCGAAGAGAACGACCGAGCCGACGTAGAAGAAGAAGATACGGATGACCATCGAGTTGATGGCCTTGGGCAGGATCGTGGCGGCGTCCTTGGCCTCACCTGCCGCGACGCCCACCATCTCGGTGCCGCCGAAGGCGAAGACGACGCCCAAGGTCAGGGCGAAGACGGGGGCCAGGCCCTCGGGGAACCAGCCGCCGGACTCGGAGATGTTGTGGACACCCGCGGAGTAATCACCGACGTGCGCCTGCGTGATGATCGCCCAGATGGCGACAGCCATGAAGATGAGGATCGTCGCGACCTTGATCATCGCGAACCAGAATTCGGCCTCGCCGAAGGCCTTGACGCTCAGCATGTTCAGGACGAACACGAGGGCCAGCGCGATGAGGGCGATCACCCACTGCGGGATGGCCTCGAACATTTTCCAGTAGTGCATGTAGAGGGCCACGGCGGTGATGTCAGCCATGACGGTGACGGCCCAGTCCAGGAAGAAGAACCAGCCGGTGATGAACGCGCCTTTCTCGCCCAGGAACTCGCGGGCGTAGGACACGAACGCGCCCGAGGAGGGGCGACGCACCGCGAGCTCTCCGAGGGCGCGGACCATCAGGAACGCGAAGACGCCACACACCGCGTAGGCGAAAGCCAGCGCGGGGCCGCCCTGTGCCAGACGGCCGCCGGCGCCCAGGAACAGGCCGGTGCCGATCGAACCGCCGATCGCGATCATCTGGATGTGTCGGTTTTTCAGAGCCTTGTTGTACCCGGCGTCTCCCGCGTCGGTCGCGGTGGACACCTGGGTCTGATCCTTGTCAGACACGCGTGTACTCCAATCGGTGTTGAGGGAGGCCAAACGGCCACTCTCAGTCAGTTTCCTACAGTGATTGGCGCCTCGCCGGAGGGGGACGGATTCTCCAAAACTGCCTGTGGTCAGCGAAATGACGTGCGCGTGGTCGTGGGTGCGCGCTGCAAAATCAAGGGATTGCGCCAAGGGTGGGCGCGCTCGCGGATCAAGCCTGCACGAAGCGGTGGTGTGATCTGATTAATGCGGTAATCTCAGATGGTGAAGCGAATAGACCCCCATACTCATAGCGCGTACTCGGATGGAACCGACACTCCCGCGCAGCTCCTCGCTATCGCCGCGCAGGCCGGGCTCGACGCTATCGCGCTGACCGACCACGACACGACGGCCGGGTGGGACGAGGCCGCGGCCGCCGTTGCGAATACCGGCGTCAGCCTCATCTGTGGCGCCGAAATGTCGTGCTCCGCCTCGGGTATAACCGTGCACCTGCTGGCCTACCTCTTCGACCCGACCAGCCCCGGCCTCGTCGAGAATTTCCGCCGGATCCGCGAGGACCGTGAAACCCGGGCCCAGCGCATGGTCGCGAACCTCGCGGCCGACTATCCGATTACCTGGGAGGACGTGGTCGCCTTCGCGCCCGAGGGTGGACCCGTGGGGCGCCCGCACATCGCCGACGCGCTTGTGGCCGCCGGGGCTTTCCCCGACCGCAGCGCAGCCTTCGTTGAGGCCCTGCACCCCTCCGGCCCCTACTACGTGCACCACTGGGCACCCGACCCGGTCGAGGCCGTGCGCTGCGTGCGCGAGGCCGGGGGAGTGCCCGTCCTCGCCCACCCCCGGGCCCGCAAGCGCCAGCGCCTGCTGCCCGAGGCCGTCATCGCCGACATGGCGGCGGCGGGCCTCTTCGGCATCGAGCGCGACCACCGTGACCATGGGCCCGAGGATCGTGCCGACGTCGAGCGGATGGCCCGTGAGATGGGCCTGGCGATGTTTGGTTCCTCCGACTACCACGGCACCGGTAAACCCAACCGCATCGGTGAGAACACGACCGACCCCGACGTGATCGCCGAGGTCGTCGCTCAGGGGTGCATCGAGGTGGTGCGTCCGTGAGCCTCTTCGACGTCGCGCTCTTCGCCACGGCCTTCACGACGCTGACGGTCATCATGGACCCGATCGGGACCGTACCGATCTTCCTGGGGCTCACCTCCCGCTACTCTCAGCCCAAGCAGCGACGGGCCGCGGTCCAGGCGACCTCCGTCTCCTTCGGAGTGATCCTGACCTTCGCGATCCTCGGCGGACAGATCCTGCGCCTGCTGCACATTTCGATGGAGGCCCTCCAGCTCTCCGGTGGCGTGCTGCTTTTCCTCGTCGCCATGGAGCTCCTCATGGGCACCGACTCCTCGACTCCCGACACGGGCGACGAGGGCGTGAACGTCGCACTCGTCCCGCTGGGGACGCCGCTTCTCGCCGGCCCTGGATCGATCGTCGCCGTCATGGTGGCCGTCGGCCAGGCCGGATCGAACCTCGGTTCGTGGATCGCCGTCGTGGTGGCCGTCGTGCTGGCGCACGTCGTCATGTGGCTGACCATGCGTTTCTCGCTGATGCTCTCCCGGCTGCTCGGTCCCGGCGGCATCATGCTGTTGACCAAGATCTCAGGTCTGCTGCTGGCGGCGATTGCGACGCAGCTCATTATGGAAGGCATCTTCAAGTTTATCGCGTCAGCGCAGGGGTCCTGACCTGCTGTTATACTCGAAGCTTACCGGGTATTTGATCTCAAATGGCGCTGAATGCCTGGCGACACGGAGTGTGATTTTGAAAAAAGTCTTCTCGATGGTCAGGAAGTGTTGTAGGGTAAGGCTGAACGCCGTGACATGCCGCGACCCGTCTTGGTCAGGGTCACGCATTCATCCCGCATCACATCCGCTCCAGGAGAAACAATGAAGAAGACGACCTCGTCTCTGTTCGCCGCCACCGCGGCCCTCGGCATCATCGCTGCCTCCGCTGGCGTGGCCTTCGCTGCCGAGACGCCCAACGGCGACCCCGTGAAGAACAACCCGAGCATCGGCCAGCCCACGGAGGAGCCCTCCGCTCCCACTCCCGAGGTCCCCGGTGACGTGACCCCCAGCCCTGAGGTCCCCGGCGACGAGACCCCCAGCCCCGAGGTTCCCGGCGACGAGACCCCCGGTGGCGAGACCCCCAGCCCTGAGAACCCCGGTGCCGAGGTTCCCGGCACCGATCAGCCCGGTACCGAGGCGCCCGTTGTTAACCCGGGCGCCGGCGCTGGCGCCGCTTCCGGCACCGTCGGTGGCTCCGGCGTGACCTCGCGCAGCCAGATCTCTACCGGCAATGGCCCTGCCCCCGTGAGTGCGCGCGGCGGCATCCGCGGCGCGAACGCGCCCGCCGAGGCAAACTCCGACGCTCCGGCCTCCGCCTCCAACCCGACCCTGGCGAACACTGGCTCCACCGCGACCATCGCCGCGGGCGCGGGCGTCATCGCCCTGGCCGGTGGCGTGACCCTCGTGATCGCTCGCAAGCGTCACTGAGTCGCTGTCTGCTGACAAACTCCGCGGGCCCGCTCGATGAGAGCGGGCCCGCGTTGTGTCTAGTTTTCGCACGTCGTCGCGCATTTGTGAACGGATGTGCAGTATTGATCCGCAGATTTGCAACGAAAGATACCGCTCTCGCCTTGAAATGAAGTGTGGGTCACATGCACAATAGGGGTACCGAAAGTCACCATGAATTGAGCCCTCATGATGAACCGGTGATGGAAAGTGGCACCGCTCCATCGAGGGGTGCCACTTTCCTGTATATGCGTCCCTGCGGGCAGTGCCCCCGCAGGGACGCACCCTGCGGGGGACAATCTGTCAGCGCTGGCGACGGCGCAGAGCCACAGCTCCGAGGCCTGCCAGGCCCGCCATGATGGCCGCACCGGCCAGCATCGGGGTGTCAGCGCCCGTGCGAGCAAGGTTGTCGCTCGGGGTTGCGGACGGGGCGGGAGCGGGGGTGGTCGGCTCGGGCGTCGGGGAATCCGACGGCGCCGGCGTGGTGGGCTCCTCGGTGGGAACCGTGCACTCGCTGTCCGTGCCGGTCAGCCAGTTGTGCAGGACGATCGGAGCCAGGACCGGGGAGTTCTCGAGGGTCTCGCCGGTCAGGGTGCCGTTGATGTTGAAGGAGAAGGCGGAGTTGGCCGGCATGTGCGCGATCGTGACGGTGATGGTCTTGCCGTCCTCGCTGACCTTGATCTCGCCCAGGCCTTCGACGGAGTTCGTGAAGCCATTCCCCTTGAGCGCGCCGGCGCCGGGGGTCGAAATCGTGTTGATCGTGGAGGCGTCGAACTTCAGGCCCTGGACGGCCTTGATCGTCAGCGTCGCGTTGGTGATGTCCTTGTGGGTCGCGCCGTACAGGCGCAGGGTGCGCGAGTCGCCGGCCTTCGCCTCGCCGCGGGAGGTGAACCAGCCGTCAGCGTTGGCCTCGCCCCACTTGGGCTCCTCCGAACCCCAGGAGCCCGCGTACTTGGAGCGCTCGTTGATGTCGCGCGAGTAGGGGCTCCACACGGTGCGGTCCACGGTCGTGATCTGGCACTGGGTGAGCTCGGGGGTCTTGGGTGTGGGCAGGTCGCCGCACACCTGGCCGTCGGCCGGGAACTGGGCGCCGACCAGGTTAGCGGACGCGGTCGAGGACTCGGCGCCGGTGGGGAAGGTGCCCGTGAACTGGAAGATCGTGCCGGTGTTGGCGTCGAGGCCCTTGTTTAGCGTGATCGTCCAGATGTTCTTCGCTTCATCCGTCAGGGTGGCCGTGAAGTCGCCGTCGTTCCACGTGTACTCGGCTTCGCGCGGGCCCCAGGCCTGCATGAAGGCGTTCAGACCCGCGCGGGTCTCAAGCTTGCCGATGAAGGCAGTGTTGGTCATGTCGTCCGGCAGGTCGACGGTGATCGTCGTGCCGGCGGCCAGCTTGTTCTTCGTGGCAACGGGGAAACGCCAGTTCTGCATGGAGCCGGCGATCCAGTGGTTGGCCTCGAACATGCCCGGGGCCTTGTAGGTCTCGGTGTTGAAGTTGGTCGAGATCTTCGAGGTGTAGCCGTTGTTCGAACCGGTGGCGATCTTGTTGACGGAGCCGTCGGCGTTACGAGTGATGTCGGCAGGGTTCACCAGCTCGGGGTGGTGGGCCAGGATGTCCGTGTCGAGGATAGCGGAGGCGGTCCAGTCAGCGCGGCACGCGGTGGACTTGTCTCCGTTAGCGGTGCCGGGACCCGTGGGTACGTTCTCGTCGGAGGGTGAGGCCATGGCGGGGCCTGCGATCAGGGCGGTGGCGAGCGTGGCGCTCAGAGCTGTCGCGATGGTCAACCTATGCGTCAGTTTCATCGTTCTCCTCGTGTCGATACGGATGTTTTGTCACGAATGC encodes:
- a CDS encoding asparaginase — its product is MRLHVTYAGGTIGMVDSPEGLRPGADLQGWFGSQLEGIELASNITMSTLDPLIDSSEATPQDWQAIIDDINAHAGQADAFLVLHGTDTMAYSAAALSYALADLGKPVVLTGSQYPLGVVGSDASANVTGALRAAISPHAQGVMLFFGHKLLAGNRATKTSSWAFRGFESPSVSPMARTGAPWRWYGTPSAGTGWQDPSPYTRQDVAVIDVVPGMSAARLRAMTTPHPDALILRTFGVGNIPASEPGLVAVLEELARADVPIIVASQCYQAEVMLGHYEAGNALAQLGAIGAHDMTLEALYAKTVFLLSQGMRGADFTRWMDRSIAGELTPQD
- a CDS encoding amino acid permease; protein product: MSDKDQTQVSTATDAGDAGYNKALKNRHIQMIAIGGSIGTGLFLGAGGRLAQGGPALAFAYAVCGVFAFLMVRALGELAVRRPSSGAFVSYAREFLGEKGAFITGWFFFLDWAVTVMADITAVALYMHYWKMFEAIPQWVIALIALALVFVLNMLSVKAFGEAEFWFAMIKVATILIFMAVAIWAIITQAHVGDYSAGVHNISESGGWFPEGLAPVFALTLGVVFAFGGTEMVGVAAGEAKDAATILPKAINSMVIRIFFFYVGSVVLFALALPYNAYSSNESPFTTFFSGIGVPHAGDIMQVVVLTAALSSLNAGLYATGRTLRSMALVGEGPRFASRLNKHHVPYGGIIITASLGLLGVLLNAFVPKNAFNIVMDLAGIGIAGTWAMILISHLAFLRKVKRGEEARPEFRMPGAPYTNYLALVFFAVVVGSNVTSESGRWTLALFGVVVVLMVAGWYYVRGRVGSLTDEAAASLQGDETLVSGD
- a CDS encoding PHP domain-containing protein; the protein is MVKRIDPHTHSAYSDGTDTPAQLLAIAAQAGLDAIALTDHDTTAGWDEAAAAVANTGVSLICGAEMSCSASGITVHLLAYLFDPTSPGLVENFRRIREDRETRAQRMVANLAADYPITWEDVVAFAPEGGPVGRPHIADALVAAGAFPDRSAAFVEALHPSGPYYVHHWAPDPVEAVRCVREAGGVPVLAHPRARKRQRLLPEAVIADMAAAGLFGIERDHRDHGPEDRADVERMAREMGLAMFGSSDYHGTGKPNRIGENTTDPDVIAEVVAQGCIEVVRP
- a CDS encoding MarC family protein codes for the protein MSLFDVALFATAFTTLTVIMDPIGTVPIFLGLTSRYSQPKQRRAAVQATSVSFGVILTFAILGGQILRLLHISMEALQLSGGVLLFLVAMELLMGTDSSTPDTGDEGVNVALVPLGTPLLAGPGSIVAVMVAVGQAGSNLGSWIAVVVAVVLAHVVMWLTMRFSLMLSRLLGPGGIMLLTKISGLLLAAIATQLIMEGIFKFIASAQGS
- a CDS encoding LPXTG cell wall anchor domain-containing protein, giving the protein MKKTTSSLFAATAALGIIAASAGVAFAAETPNGDPVKNNPSIGQPTEEPSAPTPEVPGDVTPSPEVPGDETPSPEVPGDETPGGETPSPENPGAEVPGTDQPGTEAPVVNPGAGAGAASGTVGGSGVTSRSQISTGNGPAPVSARGGIRGANAPAEANSDAPASASNPTLANTGSTATIAAGAGVIALAGGVTLVIARKRH